A DNA window from Sporosarcina sp. ANT_H38 contains the following coding sequences:
- a CDS encoding carbohydrate ABC transporter permease has translation MSGNKGVKQRGSKIVVRIVLLLATFIFVYPLIWNVIASLKTNKEIMSSPWGLPAALNFDNFIRAFTESSMGEFIINSFFVTGLSMLLLLILVIPTAYALSRFDFKGRKTLHNFYMAGLFIQPVYIMIPLFLMMNNLEMLDNRFWLSLVYAAGALPFSVYLLTGFMRSISKEFEESAFIDGSGYFRTLISIIIPLARPGILTVVIFNFFTFWNEYALALVLISSDEKKTIPVGLANLMEVQRFATDWAALFAGLVLVLLPTITLYALTQKKLTEGMSMGGLKG, from the coding sequence ATGAGTGGAAATAAAGGCGTAAAACAACGAGGTTCAAAGATAGTCGTTAGGATTGTTTTATTACTTGCGACATTTATATTTGTGTATCCGCTGATATGGAATGTAATCGCATCATTGAAAACAAATAAGGAAATTATGAGTAGCCCATGGGGATTGCCTGCAGCGTTGAATTTTGATAACTTTATTCGGGCATTTACAGAATCAAGTATGGGAGAATTTATAATAAATTCATTCTTTGTAACAGGTCTTTCGATGTTGCTATTGCTGATATTGGTTATCCCAACTGCCTATGCACTGTCTCGATTTGATTTTAAAGGGAGAAAGACTTTACATAACTTTTATATGGCAGGCTTATTTATTCAACCCGTCTATATCATGATTCCATTATTTTTAATGATGAATAATCTTGAGATGTTAGATAACCGCTTTTGGTTGAGTCTTGTTTATGCCGCTGGTGCGTTACCATTTTCAGTTTACTTGCTAACTGGATTTATGCGATCCATTTCCAAAGAGTTTGAGGAGTCGGCGTTTATCGACGGCAGTGGATATTTTCGTACGCTGATCAGTATCATTATTCCGCTTGCTAGACCGGGTATTTTAACTGTTGTGATTTTTAACTTCTTTACGTTTTGGAATGAATATGCACTCGCATTAGTATTAATTTCAAGTGATGAGAAGAAAACGATACCTGTAGGACTTGCAAACTTAATGGAGGTACAGCGATTTGCAACGGATTGGGCAGCATTATTTGCGGGTCTTGTGCTCGTCTTGCTTCCGACGATTACGCTATATGCGCTAACACAGAAAAAGTTGACAGAAGGTATGTCGATGGGTGGACTAAAAGGGTAA
- a CDS encoding beta-galactosidase family protein, whose protein sequence is MPILKVEGNQLLLNKEPIQLISGAIHYFRIVPEYWEDRLVKLKACGFNCVETYVPWNLHEPREGQFNFEGIANIEEFIRIADRLGLHVIVRPSPYICAEWEFGGLPAWLLADRNMIFRSYYEPYLEKVDHYYDVLLKKLQPLLQTNGGPIIAMQIENEYGSFGNDKKYLTYIKDAMIARGIDVLLFTSDGPTDLMLQGGTVDNVLATVNFGSKPTEAFDMLQAYFPNTPNIVMEYWNGWFDHWGEEHHKRDPAETAATFTEMLERGDSVNFYMFHGGTNFGFYNGANYGDEYQPTVTSYDYDCPVSESGDITPKFHAVREAIAKHKDIGELILPEPIPKMNYGSVTMTESVQLFEALEMISEPIQRANPETMEKLGQDYGFTLYRTFLQGPKEEAALTIQEVRDRALVFVDNEYKGVIDRWKNNVISFSVPKEGVQIDLLVENMGRINYGPLMNDPKGITEGVRFERQFLFDWTMYPLPMDNLQLLSFKENNEKTTGPGFYKGIFTIEEIGDTFVELPGWVKGFVVVNGFNLGRYWEVGPQETLYLPGPLVRKGDNEIVVFELHGTKSLEINLIDTHKLG, encoded by the coding sequence GTGCCTATTTTAAAGGTTGAAGGAAATCAGCTATTGTTAAATAAAGAACCTATCCAACTTATTTCTGGTGCTATTCACTATTTTAGGATTGTACCAGAATATTGGGAAGATCGGTTAGTGAAATTAAAAGCATGTGGCTTCAATTGTGTTGAAACGTATGTTCCGTGGAATTTACATGAACCTAGGGAAGGCCAATTCAATTTTGAAGGTATTGCTAATATTGAAGAGTTTATCCGAATAGCGGACCGTCTTGGATTACACGTTATCGTTCGACCGAGTCCATATATTTGTGCAGAGTGGGAATTTGGTGGTTTGCCCGCTTGGCTACTTGCTGACAGAAATATGATATTCAGGTCTTATTATGAGCCCTATCTAGAAAAAGTGGATCATTATTATGATGTTTTATTGAAAAAATTACAGCCACTTTTACAAACAAATGGCGGTCCGATTATTGCGATGCAAATCGAAAATGAGTATGGCAGCTTTGGCAATGATAAAAAATACCTTACTTATATCAAGGATGCGATGATTGCTAGGGGAATAGATGTTTTGCTGTTTACATCAGATGGACCAACAGATTTAATGCTCCAAGGTGGTACGGTCGATAATGTTTTGGCGACCGTTAATTTCGGCTCCAAACCAACAGAAGCGTTTGATATGTTGCAAGCGTATTTTCCAAACACGCCAAATATTGTGATGGAATATTGGAATGGCTGGTTTGATCACTGGGGGGAAGAGCATCACAAACGGGACCCAGCTGAAACTGCCGCAACATTTACGGAAATGCTTGAACGTGGGGATTCGGTTAATTTTTATATGTTCCATGGAGGCACGAATTTTGGCTTTTACAATGGGGCTAATTATGGTGATGAATATCAGCCGACGGTTACGAGCTATGATTATGATTGTCCAGTAAGTGAATCAGGTGATATTACGCCTAAATTCCACGCGGTTCGCGAAGCAATTGCCAAACATAAAGACATTGGTGAATTAATATTACCTGAACCGATTCCAAAAATGAATTATGGATCTGTTACAATGACGGAGTCAGTTCAGTTATTTGAGGCGTTAGAAATGATCAGCGAGCCAATCCAAAGGGCAAACCCTGAAACGATGGAGAAACTTGGCCAAGATTATGGATTTACACTTTATCGTACTTTTTTGCAAGGGCCAAAAGAAGAAGCAGCATTAACGATACAGGAAGTGCGGGATCGTGCACTAGTATTTGTGGATAATGAATACAAAGGTGTCATTGATCGATGGAAAAATAACGTCATCTCATTTTCAGTACCCAAAGAAGGTGTTCAAATCGATCTATTAGTTGAAAATATGGGACGTATTAATTATGGACCTTTGATGAATGATCCAAAAGGAATCACAGAAGGTGTTCGATTTGAGCGTCAATTCTTATTTGACTGGACGATGTATCCTTTACCAATGGACAATCTTCAATTACTGTCGTTTAAGGAAAACAATGAAAAAACTACTGGGCCCGGATTTTACAAAGGAATATTTACTATAGAAGAGATTGGCGATACTTTTGTGGAATTACCAGGGTGGGTAAAAGGTTTTGTCGTTGTTAATGGTTTTAATTTAGGAAGGTACTGGGAAGTTGGACCGCAAGAAACATTATATTTACCAGGTCCGTTAGTAAGAAAAGGTGACAATGAAATTGTTGTTTTTGAATTACATGGAACTAAAAGTCTTGAAATAAATTTAATTGATACACATAAATTAGGATAA
- a CDS encoding LacI family DNA-binding transcriptional regulator yields the protein MATIKDIAEKAGVSSSTVSRVLNYDASLSVADETKKRIFEAAEELSYRKRSSKRYVNQKIAIVHWYTEKEELNDLYYLSIRLGIEQRCKEMGMYSEVYFFDNIKAIIATEIEGIVAVGKFSDQQVKELTAINPTVVFVDYSPNEEKYDAIVIDFEKATKKVIDFFLSTRHEKIGFIGGLELLKGQTEPIGDLREKTFQSYMKEKGLYEERFVYVGSFSVEDGYRLMRQAIEDLGDDLPTAFFLSSDTIAIGCLRALHEAAILIPERVSIIGINDMSVSKYMYPSLSTIKVYTEIMGETAVDTLVERLEGRKITKKVFISTKLIVRQSVRK from the coding sequence ATGGCCACAATTAAAGATATAGCAGAAAAAGCGGGTGTATCTTCCTCAACCGTTTCGCGTGTACTGAATTATGATGCAAGCCTATCGGTAGCAGACGAAACGAAAAAAAGGATATTTGAAGCAGCAGAAGAGTTGTCATATCGAAAACGTTCATCTAAAAGATATGTTAATCAAAAAATTGCGATTGTGCATTGGTATACAGAAAAGGAAGAATTAAATGACCTATATTATTTATCCATTCGGCTCGGCATTGAACAACGGTGTAAAGAAATGGGCATGTATTCCGAAGTGTACTTTTTCGATAATATCAAAGCTATTATTGCAACGGAAATTGAAGGTATTGTTGCGGTGGGTAAATTTAGCGACCAACAAGTGAAGGAATTAACAGCGATTAATCCAACGGTTGTCTTTGTAGATTACAGCCCTAACGAAGAGAAATATGATGCGATCGTCATTGATTTTGAAAAGGCAACAAAAAAAGTAATTGACTTCTTTCTTTCTACAAGGCATGAAAAAATAGGGTTTATTGGTGGACTGGAACTACTAAAAGGACAAACAGAACCTATCGGAGATTTACGGGAAAAGACGTTCCAATCCTATATGAAAGAAAAAGGTTTGTATGAGGAACGATTCGTTTATGTAGGCTCTTTTTCAGTAGAAGATGGTTACAGATTAATGCGGCAAGCGATTGAAGACTTAGGCGATGATTTGCCGACTGCATTTTTTTTGAGTAGTGATACTATCGCAATTGGTTGTTTAAGAGCACTTCATGAAGCAGCTATACTTATTCCTGAGCGTGTGAGTATTATTGGCATTAATGATATGTCTGTTTCAAAATATATGTATCCATCATTGAGCACGATTAAAGTATATACAGAAATTATGGGTGAAACAGCCGTAGATACATTAGTAGAACGTTTAGAAGGGAGAAAAATAACGAAAAAAGTATTTATCTCTACAAAGCTTATTGTTCGTCAAAGTGTTAGAAAATGA
- a CDS encoding ROK family transcriptional regulator has translation MRQGTFQWMKSVNKSIILNKIRTGAPISRAQIAKETKLTPPTVSSNVKELIDQGIVKESKLGESQGGRKPTMLLINNEEFYVIGVDAGPEMIECILTDLSGEILKRTSSKLTTPLTNTQFLIILKDCIRNCITDISTTGKKIIGIGVAMHGVVDIETGTSLFAPILSLTNIPIKEELEKEFELEVKVENDARAMALGESWFGDHGDLTSMLVVNMGRGVGAGLVIDGKLYHGAQDIAGEVGHMTIDLHGEICECGNRGCLQTFTTGPAIARRAMKGMSVEQITAEKVYELAMNGNDEFVTILKETGRVIGIGLTNLIHIINPQKIVLGGGVTKAKELIFPVVLKTIEECALTPRAKQTEVTITKLGDDATLIGAVSLLLVDVFGPN, from the coding sequence ATGCGGCAAGGCACGTTCCAGTGGATGAAATCAGTAAATAAATCCATTATATTAAATAAAATTCGGACGGGCGCACCCATCTCTAGGGCGCAAATTGCAAAAGAGACTAAATTAACGCCACCAACAGTTAGTAGTAATGTGAAAGAGTTGATTGACCAAGGGATTGTGAAAGAGAGCAAGCTTGGGGAGTCTCAAGGTGGCCGTAAGCCAACGATGCTCTTAATCAATAACGAAGAATTCTATGTAATAGGCGTGGACGCGGGACCGGAAATGATAGAGTGTATTCTTACCGATTTGTCGGGGGAAATTTTGAAACGAACTTCAAGTAAGTTGACTACACCACTAACAAACACACAATTTCTCATAATTTTAAAAGACTGTATTCGCAATTGTATAACAGACATCTCTACAACTGGTAAAAAAATTATTGGTATAGGTGTAGCGATGCATGGAGTTGTGGATATAGAAACGGGTACTTCTTTGTTTGCTCCTATTTTAAGTCTGACAAATATTCCAATTAAAGAAGAACTGGAAAAAGAATTTGAACTAGAAGTTAAAGTGGAAAACGATGCACGCGCAATGGCGTTAGGCGAATCCTGGTTTGGCGACCACGGTGATTTAACAAGTATGTTGGTTGTGAATATGGGGCGTGGCGTAGGTGCTGGGCTTGTTATTGACGGAAAATTATACCATGGAGCACAAGACATAGCTGGTGAAGTGGGGCATATGACAATCGATTTGCACGGGGAAATTTGTGAGTGTGGCAATCGTGGATGTTTGCAAACGTTTACAACGGGCCCAGCGATTGCTAGGCGAGCTATGAAAGGTATGTCAGTTGAGCAAATTACTGCCGAGAAAGTCTATGAGTTAGCTATGAATGGTAATGATGAGTTTGTAACCATACTAAAGGAAACTGGAAGAGTAATTGGGATAGGTTTAACAAATTTAATACATATTATTAATCCCCAAAAAATTGTGCTTGGTGGTGGGGTAACAAAAGCCAAGGAGCTTATTTTTCCGGTCGTACTTAAAACGATTGAAGAATGTGCATTGACACCACGGGCAAAACAGACTGAAGTAACCATAACTAAACTAGGAGATGATGCAACACTTATTGGTGCTGTGTCTTTACTATTAGTTGATGTATTTGGCCCAAACTAA